The region GGAACCTTACAAGGTATGATAATAAATCCATTTGACAGAGTAACAAGGACTTGATGTTAAACTCTATTGCCGCAACTCCCTGTGAGACTAGGCGCAAAATGGGCTGTAGATCGCCTGCAATATACATGCCTTCACGCAGCCTTGATCTATGTGATTCCTCAGAAGCTCGCGCCGGTAACCTGCACTGTATAGTCCAAACCAGCCTGTACCTCACTAGACAACTCAAAGGGGTTATACTGGATGAGTTCTTCAGGGGTATTCACCACAACCAGACTcgcctcctcgctctcaccAACGATGACCTCACCCTTTCCGTTCTCCAGATCAACATACCGAACCGACCCGCTATTCGTGCTACGGATAGCAAGGGTCGCAGTGAATGCTGCCTTGGAGGAAACAGTCATACTCACACTCCCCGAGCCAGAGAGCGTGAGCGGGTTGATGTTGGCTCCAAAATACTGTGGCTGGCGGTCCGATTTGACAGTGTAGGTCCCATCGCTGGATAACTCGAGGTTGTCATATGTCAGACTCTCCCgttgctgcaggaagacCTCATTGGCAGCATCACTGATATCGACGTACGCCATATGCGCCCAGTACCGCCCAATAACCTTTGCGATAGGCGTGGCACCAACCAGGCGCTGCAGGGTGTGGAGCGGCGTTTCATTGCTACCGACATCATATTGCTTGTTCAGCTGGAGAACAGAGTCGGTACCGAGGCCTGTGAAATTATCGGGATTGTTGGTCATGTATGTGAACAGCGGCCAGGACTGGTAGTAGTTGCCCGTATCTGTCGAGCCATCAACGATAACCTGGTAGCTGTCGCCAATGACCTTTTGCAACTCGATGACCGAGCTTCCGGCCTCCTGGTTATATTGCTCTCTGGCGCTCGCGCACAGGTCAGACGTCATCCAGGTATCAGCGAACCAGTTCGCCAGTGGCTCCCACCACGCGCCAGTCATAGTCTGGTCTACCCAGTTGCGAACGTGGTAGGTGAGTGCATGGCCGTACTCGTGCACCGTAACGGACGGATCTGCGAGGAACGTGTTTACGACCTGTACGTAGCTGTAGCCCGTTGTATAGTCAGAGCCCATGACGCCGGCAGCGTTGCCGTCGAGAGAGGCAACAGAGTACACATTCTCCTTGTACCATATCTCCGCTGTATCAGAGTTGGAGTCGTAGGAGAGGCCTGAAGAGCGCCAGCCGAGGTCAGTCACAAAGCAGGTGTATGCGGACTCGAGCATTTGTAGTGCGTTCTCCGCGTCAGTGCCCGTTGCGCCGTAGATGCGAAAGCGCGCGGAGTCGGTGTAGGTGTCGCCGCCACCGCCAACGGAGGGATTGGCAGTGAATTCAGACGGTTCGGAGCTAGAGTTGGAGCTTACACTGGAACTCGGGGAGGCGCCGGGAGTGGGAATCGAAGTGGGAGTTGATACGGAACTAGTAGAGATCGTGCTGGCCAATTGGCCCTGGTCCTGGCTCTGCGGATTGGATGGGATGAACTGCGGTGGGAACTGGGGAGCCGGAGCTGCCAGAGCCCCAGCGGCGAAGACGGCTGCGATGGCATAGCGGtatcttgttgatgaagcCATGGTAGATCAAGGTCGACGTGGTGTCAAACAAGATTCGTGCCCATTCTGTCCTTATAGGgttggaggaagagccaAGACGGACAATTTTTTCTGTCTATTTAGGGCTCTTTCATGGCCGGATCCAGCTATCCCTGCCAAGCTGTGTGAAGTAGATCATGAAACGGGCTAATACACCCTGAAACAGTCCGTCATTACGGGGCCTCTTATCATAACGGCGTCGTCCAGTCTCTGGCACAACACGGGAGTAGTGAAAAATGTATAAAGGCCACAATCTATTCTGTGCATTGTGGACTGCTTGGCAGTTTCAAGGAAGAATTTTGGTCTGGAAGGGGATGCGTAGATGGGAGCATCATCAGATTACGAATGCGTCCATGCATATGGATCACGATCCACCTGGGATGGATTCCAATTAGGCCCCTATAGTGGGATTCGAGCATGGACAGGTGTTCCCTGCAGCAAACTATTGCACACGCGGTGGATCTGTGTTAAGGAACTCATGACTAAACCCTCTGAACGAACCCCGTGTGGGCTTATTCAAAACAAAAGCTGATGAACGGTATAGGCGCGCCTATTGATAAATGCTCCTAACATGACACGGCTGGCTAGCTGCGTAATAAACAAACTAGTGGCAACCCCCAGTCCGGATATTCCGGGCGCATTACTGGCCGGCTATCGCAAAAGAAGTGTGTCTTAGTCTGCGCTTGGGTTGACTAATTGCATCAGAGACTGGTTCGTCCGCGTTTGCAGTAGAAGAAAAGATATGGTAATGTCCACGGGGTGCGGTTTCGTTGGGAATATGGCAATCACCTTGACGACGTGACTTTTGACGACGTGACTTGTGACTCGGCTAAATAATGGCCTAGCATCTACCTCTAGCACATACGATCAGTCGTGTCTATCGTAGCGATATGGATGGTGAAAACTGCCTCCAAAGGCGCTATGCCATGCCAATTTTTGAGCCGTCTGGAGCACCGAAAAAGTGCGGCTAAGTTCCGGTAAAGCATAGTTATAATGAGTGGCTGTGCTATTTCTTGTGAAGATTAATCTGTCTACATGACTAGCAAGTCTACCTGCTACCCTCTAGAATTGTCTGCCAACGTAGGTAATTTTTTGAGTGCGCCTGCAGCGGTCATACACCAGGGTTCAGCTCAAGCGAATACATGaggcctggaagaagaagggtcaTCGAGAGACACCTCTTATGGGTAGAGCACAATAAGGTTCAGGCTACTAGCTCAGTCTGATAATATCATGCATCCCCTGAGACTTTGTATCGGACCCGAAAAACAAACTTGGTAATACACTATCAAGATTTCTACAGCCATGTGCCACCACAGGCTGGAAGTATGAAGCTGTCAAGCGTCGTACATTTCCACGCAAGGCCTAGAGATCAAGAAACCCCTTCCATTAATGCAACTAATTTTCGACCTTTGAGCTCCGCCTCGTGGCACCTGCCAGAGGACGAACTAATATCTAGCAGCAGA is a window of Aspergillus nidulans FGSC A4 chromosome VI DNA encoding:
- a CDS encoding uncharacterized protein (transcript_id=CADANIAT00009800), whose product is MASSTRYRYAIAAVFAAGALAAPAPQFPPQFIPSNPQSQDQGQLASTISTSSVSTPTSIPTPGASPSSSVSSNSSSEPSEFTANPSVGGGGDTYTDSARFRIYGATGTDAENALQMLESAYTCFVTDLGWRSSGLSYDSNSDTAEIWYKENVYSVASLDGNAAGVMGSDYTTGYSYVQVVNTFLADPSVTVHEYGHALTYHVRNWVDQTMTGAWWEPLANWFADTWMTSDLCASAREQYNQEAGSSVIELQKVIGDSYQVIVDGSTDTGNYYQSWPLFTYMTNNPDNFTGLGTDSVLQLNKQYDVGSNETPLHTLQRLVGATPIAKVIGRYWAHMAYVDISDAANEVFLQQRESLTYDNLELSSDGTYTAAFTATLAIRSTNSGSVRYVDLENGKGEVIVGESEEASLVVVNTPEELIQYNPFELSSENTAQPDDYDDHPVHDEQHGRRLAELILLLPLLEDPGNKPRRRLMVLYPLLAEGLPEQFLLLLNPFGNNQNNQQHVVDDAQISQGPSESDQSCGLGNRKREVLLQLVECEEAQYPAAKQTCYEHSGLCRPGEKTRTVA